Proteins from a single region of Natrinema amylolyticum:
- a CDS encoding beta-glucosidase family protein, translating into MQSDSASLVDDLTLEEKIDLVHGSLDPNGKATGYVPGNDRVGIPELTMVDGPLGVRALGEQATAFPSSIALASSWDSSVARSFGTALGREAAAHDQDVVLGPGVNIIRTPHGGRNFEYYSEDPHLTARMGVGTIDGIQSEGVAAMVKHYVANNQETNRYEVSAEVSERALREIYLPAFRAAVEEADVLSVMTAYNRVNGVHMSDHERLLSDVLKGEWGFDGLVVSDWWGTRSTVEAALAGLDIEMPGVELEAYLPDEADDDADGPDDEDGELPPIPDVPAYFGEPLREAIESGAVDESILDEKISRLLRLMESVGRFEDDEHEGELDTPEHRQLAREIAVDGTVMLTNDGALPLDESDSIALIGPNADAAKLGGGGSSEVSPITETSPHDGLAERAADLSFERGVPPIAESSFFDDADVDESVTDAADASIDDAVSAAETADCAVIVAQDNATEFKDRDHIELPGDQNELISAVAEGADRTVVVLRTSGPVELPWLDAVDAVLETWYPGQADGEALAAVLFGDADPGGRLPVTFGRSAVDYPTADEAAFPGVDGEARYDEGVFVGYRYFDDREIEPLFPFGHGLSYATVKYDDATVSETDDGYEVTVDLRNVSDRIGTEVAQVYARKSAAPVDCPDRELVGFEKVTLESGEEATVTVSLDRDDFAYYDETDGWTIADGPNTVLVGRSSRDVRATFDVDV; encoded by the coding sequence ATGCAGTCCGATAGCGCATCACTCGTCGACGACCTCACGCTCGAGGAGAAGATCGATCTCGTCCACGGGTCTCTCGATCCGAACGGGAAGGCGACCGGCTACGTGCCCGGTAACGATCGGGTCGGCATTCCCGAACTGACGATGGTCGACGGCCCCCTCGGCGTACGAGCACTGGGCGAGCAGGCCACCGCGTTCCCCTCGTCGATCGCACTCGCGTCCTCGTGGGACTCGAGCGTGGCCCGATCGTTCGGTACCGCACTCGGCCGAGAAGCCGCCGCACACGATCAGGACGTCGTGCTCGGACCGGGCGTCAACATCATTCGGACACCGCACGGGGGACGGAATTTCGAATACTACAGCGAAGATCCGCATCTCACCGCCCGGATGGGCGTCGGGACTATCGACGGGATCCAGTCCGAGGGCGTCGCGGCAATGGTCAAACACTACGTCGCGAACAACCAGGAGACGAACCGCTACGAGGTGAGCGCCGAGGTGAGCGAGCGAGCGTTACGAGAGATTTACTTGCCGGCGTTTCGTGCAGCGGTCGAAGAGGCCGACGTTCTATCGGTGATGACCGCGTACAACCGAGTCAACGGCGTTCACATGAGCGACCACGAACGCCTCCTCTCGGACGTACTGAAAGGCGAGTGGGGGTTCGACGGCCTGGTCGTCTCCGACTGGTGGGGAACCCGGAGCACCGTCGAAGCGGCGCTGGCCGGGCTCGATATCGAGATGCCGGGCGTCGAACTTGAGGCGTATCTCCCAGACGAGGCGGATGACGACGCGGACGGTCCGGACGACGAGGACGGCGAACTGCCGCCCATTCCGGACGTGCCGGCCTACTTCGGTGAGCCGCTTCGGGAAGCCATCGAGTCCGGTGCGGTCGACGAGTCGATCCTCGACGAGAAGATTTCGCGACTACTGCGCCTGATGGAATCGGTCGGCCGCTTCGAGGACGACGAACACGAGGGCGAACTCGACACGCCCGAGCACCGCCAGCTGGCGCGAGAGATCGCGGTCGACGGGACCGTTATGCTGACCAACGACGGCGCGTTGCCCCTCGACGAGAGCGATTCGATCGCGCTAATCGGGCCGAACGCCGACGCCGCCAAACTGGGCGGGGGCGGCTCGTCGGAGGTGTCACCGATCACTGAGACCAGCCCGCACGACGGGCTCGCGGAGCGAGCGGCCGACCTCTCGTTCGAGCGGGGCGTTCCGCCGATCGCCGAATCGTCGTTCTTCGACGATGCGGACGTGGACGAGTCAGTCACCGATGCTGCGGACGCAAGCATCGACGACGCCGTGTCGGCCGCGGAAACCGCCGACTGCGCAGTGATCGTCGCACAGGATAACGCTACGGAGTTCAAAGACCGAGACCACATCGAACTTCCCGGCGACCAGAACGAGCTCATTTCGGCCGTTGCCGAGGGGGCCGACCGGACCGTCGTCGTTCTCCGAACCAGCGGCCCCGTCGAACTCCCCTGGCTCGATGCGGTCGACGCTGTCCTTGAAACCTGGTATCCGGGCCAAGCCGACGGCGAGGCGCTCGCAGCGGTCCTGTTCGGCGACGCCGATCCGGGCGGTCGGCTCCCGGTCACGTTCGGCCGCTCTGCCGTGGACTACCCGACGGCCGACGAAGCGGCCTTCCCCGGCGTAGACGGCGAAGCCCGATACGATGAGGGCGTCTTCGTCGGCTACCGATACTTCGACGATCGCGAGATCGAGCCGCTGTTCCCCTTCGGGCACGGCCTGTCGTACGCGACCGTCAAGTACGACGACGCGACCGTCAGCGAGACCGACGACGGGTACGAGGTCACCGTCGACCTCCGCAACGTTAGCGATCGGATCGGGACGGAGGTCGCCCAGGTGTACGCGCGGAAGTCGGCGGCCCCAGTCGACTGTCCCGACCGCGAACTCGTCGGCTTCGAGAAGGTGACGCTCGAGTCCGGCGAAGAGGCGACAGTGACCGTCTCGCTCGACCGTGACGACTTCGCGTATTACGACGAGACTGACGGCTGGACGATCGCTGACGGACCGAACACTGTGCTCGTCGGCCGCTCCTCGCGGGACGTTCGGGCGACGTTCGACGTAGACGTGTAG
- a CDS encoding IclR family transcriptional regulator: protein MANPIEERRGRRIQSVEIAFSIIEVIQNRGQIGVTEIAEELDHSKSTIYSHLKTLEEQKLLVKEVDGYRLSLKILDMAKDVRSQIGNYDIIKSELDELAEETGEIGHFGVEEHGKVSYLYKSAGEQAVETISHAGMQQPMYSTSLGKSILAYLPAERAEKIVQSVDLEAKTSETITTPEKLYEELDRIEEREYAIDDEENIEGLRCVAAPVRNGETVLGAISVTGPSSRVTDERLHGDLADSVQRAANIIELNTKFS from the coding sequence ATGGCAAACCCAATCGAAGAACGTCGCGGCCGACGGATACAGTCGGTAGAGATCGCTTTCAGTATCATCGAAGTTATCCAAAATCGCGGCCAAATTGGGGTTACCGAGATCGCAGAGGAACTGGATCACTCGAAGAGTACCATCTACAGTCACCTCAAGACACTCGAAGAGCAGAAACTGCTTGTCAAGGAGGTCGACGGTTACCGGCTCAGTCTCAAAATCCTTGATATGGCGAAGGATGTTCGAAGTCAGATCGGCAACTACGACATAATCAAGAGCGAACTCGACGAACTGGCTGAGGAGACGGGTGAGATTGGGCATTTCGGTGTTGAGGAGCACGGAAAAGTGTCGTATCTATACAAATCGGCTGGCGAGCAGGCTGTCGAGACGATATCGCACGCGGGTATGCAACAGCCGATGTACTCGACGTCACTCGGGAAATCGATCCTCGCGTACCTACCGGCGGAGCGGGCAGAGAAGATCGTCCAGTCGGTAGACCTCGAGGCGAAAACGTCCGAGACGATCACCACTCCGGAGAAACTGTATGAGGAACTCGACCGCATCGAGGAACGTGAGTACGCTATCGACGACGAGGAAAACATCGAGGGATTGCGATGTGTCGCCGCACCGGTCAGGAATGGAGAGACCGTACTTGGTGCCATCAGCGTCACGGGACCGTCGAGTCGAGTCACTGATGAGCGTCTTCATGGCGATCTCGCGGACAGCGTCCAGCGGGCTGCGAACATCATCGAGCTCAACACGAAGTTCTCATAA
- a CDS encoding ABC transporter substrate-binding protein has translation MVSDRDMSRRNVLKVASVTGAASLAGCIGGSGSESEGPSGTLGDWSLDINSPDPVQDRISGAEWTPPEYDDEAVANGFDRMNLGGMENDPATGWFEDYFNEKTGITSTPVTVPSADAVSKMRTLLSSQSESPAVLQISQEFFMDFVSQGWLEPVDNLWTEEAYELFPPYFQDQLTTDVDQSLDGEHTYISVAISEAHGLNYNPTVLQELGFDADFYDSATWADIREVCEEADSHSGDYHGWVWYGSGNRYPVYPFLRQTWSRGGSFVQDDGTVVVNNDAAVTTLEWQSQMIADGLLPDVMQYGEGGPSDLFLGGNLAGFGGSIGLMGLAREEWGEDTDQYDIALLPRGENGEHVSYMNTDFLAINRFAPPEKKRAGMVFMDGGRSAIASAQEYDQEGNYPANTMAWEHELLSDAQYKETAQRIGETAKVELWPNQIETYDSLVTQLQEAWLGQKSPQEALDSAQSEVDSILEQN, from the coding sequence ATGGTATCAGACCGTGATATGTCTCGACGAAACGTATTGAAAGTCGCCTCCGTAACCGGCGCAGCATCCCTCGCGGGATGTATTGGCGGTTCCGGAAGCGAATCAGAAGGTCCGTCGGGGACGCTCGGTGACTGGAGTCTCGACATCAACTCCCCAGATCCAGTCCAAGATCGTATCAGTGGTGCAGAGTGGACACCTCCAGAGTACGACGACGAGGCGGTCGCCAACGGGTTCGACCGCATGAATCTGGGCGGAATGGAGAACGATCCCGCGACGGGCTGGTTCGAGGACTACTTCAACGAGAAAACGGGGATTACGTCGACACCTGTTACGGTTCCATCGGCAGATGCCGTCTCAAAAATGCGGACACTGCTTTCCTCTCAGTCGGAAAGCCCGGCCGTCCTGCAGATTTCACAGGAATTCTTCATGGACTTCGTGTCCCAGGGATGGCTAGAGCCCGTTGATAATCTCTGGACAGAGGAAGCGTATGAACTGTTCCCGCCGTACTTTCAGGACCAGCTCACTACGGATGTCGACCAATCACTCGACGGGGAGCATACGTACATCAGCGTGGCGATTTCTGAAGCCCATGGACTTAATTACAACCCTACCGTCCTCCAAGAGCTAGGATTTGACGCTGATTTCTACGACAGTGCTACCTGGGCAGACATTCGAGAAGTGTGTGAAGAGGCAGATTCACACAGCGGCGACTACCACGGTTGGGTCTGGTACGGGAGCGGTAATCGGTACCCTGTTTACCCCTTCCTTCGCCAAACGTGGTCGAGAGGCGGTAGTTTTGTCCAGGATGACGGGACAGTAGTCGTTAATAACGATGCGGCTGTAACCACGCTGGAATGGCAGAGCCAGATGATCGCTGACGGTCTCCTTCCGGATGTAATGCAGTACGGTGAAGGCGGTCCCTCGGACCTCTTCCTCGGTGGCAACCTCGCTGGATTCGGCGGTAGTATCGGGCTTATGGGACTCGCCCGAGAAGAATGGGGCGAAGACACCGATCAGTACGATATTGCGCTCCTCCCACGAGGAGAGAACGGCGAGCACGTTAGCTACATGAATACCGACTTCTTGGCGATCAACCGCTTCGCACCTCCCGAAAAGAAGCGCGCCGGGATGGTGTTCATGGATGGCGGACGCAGTGCTATCGCCAGCGCACAGGAGTACGATCAGGAAGGGAACTACCCGGCCAACACGATGGCGTGGGAACACGAACTGCTCTCCGATGCACAATATAAAGAAACGGCCCAGCGAATCGGCGAAACGGCGAAGGTAGAACTGTGGCCCAACCAGATCGAGACATACGATTCACTGGTCACGCAACTTCAGGAAGCGTGGCTCGGGCAGAAATCCCCTCAAGAGGCTCTCGACTCGGCGCAGTCGGAGGTCGACAGCATTCTTGAGCAGAACTGA
- a CDS encoding carbohydrate ABC transporter permease codes for MTTRELINFVREGAFGRFSGEETGEIGPIREFINDHFMLFVLTPPLFVLGTLVLLPSSYLLWSSVHEARTWGSDVFVGLENYVAIFQDPMFYLSLQHSVMYVIGSVSLAFVLGLTAALAINQVASKRVRSTFTVLILLAWAVPLVVTGLIWRFMLHADYGIVNSLLIEAGVISTKLGFVSDPSLAFISVVVVDAWARAPFAAILLLAGLQTIPDDLYEAARVDGANFFQKFRHITIPHLKPQAAIALVIMSMFAFRTFSIVFALTGGGPANSTRVLATYIYQAGINQGNVGYASALSVVMILITMVFVTFYVLQIQEDALETA; via the coding sequence ATGACTACAAGAGAACTAATAAACTTCGTCCGCGAGGGGGCTTTCGGCCGCTTCAGCGGGGAAGAAACGGGCGAGATCGGTCCAATACGGGAATTCATCAATGACCACTTCATGCTCTTTGTGCTCACGCCACCGTTGTTCGTGTTGGGCACGCTGGTACTGCTCCCTTCGAGCTACCTGCTGTGGTCGAGCGTTCACGAAGCTCGGACATGGGGGTCCGACGTGTTCGTCGGTCTCGAGAACTACGTGGCGATATTCCAAGATCCCATGTTCTATCTTTCCCTCCAACACTCTGTCATGTATGTGATAGGGTCAGTGTCGCTCGCGTTCGTTCTGGGCCTTACAGCGGCTCTCGCGATCAACCAGGTCGCATCGAAACGTGTGAGGAGCACATTCACTGTGCTCATCCTGCTCGCGTGGGCAGTCCCACTCGTCGTTACTGGCCTCATCTGGCGATTCATGCTCCACGCCGACTACGGGATTGTCAATTCGCTTTTGATAGAAGCTGGAGTGATTTCGACGAAGCTCGGGTTCGTTTCGGATCCATCGCTGGCCTTCATCTCGGTCGTCGTCGTGGACGCCTGGGCACGTGCCCCGTTCGCGGCAATCCTCCTCTTGGCGGGTCTCCAAACGATTCCTGACGACCTCTATGAAGCTGCGAGGGTGGACGGTGCAAACTTCTTCCAGAAGTTCCGTCACATCACGATCCCGCACCTGAAACCGCAGGCGGCTATCGCCCTCGTGATCATGTCGATGTTCGCGTTCCGGACGTTCTCTATCGTCTTCGCACTCACTGGAGGAGGTCCAGCGAACTCCACGCGAGTACTGGCAACGTACATTTATCAAGCCGGTATCAACCAGGGTAACGTCGGATACGCCTCCGCGCTATCGGTCGTCATGATCCTCATAACGATGGTGTTCGTCACGTTCTACGTCCTACAAATCCAAGAAGACGCACTCGAAACTGCATAA
- a CDS encoding carbohydrate ABC transporter permease: MDTDQQYRISQSIGRFLQSKYVITAVLTSLVLYFTFPIYWTFVSSLKTLDGIHKFPPSLVPGGGELVDPIWINYTTLLFEKSFNMFTLNSLFVALATTVIVVTFGTLAGYGFSRFRFPYDDYVFIGILGARLLPPIGMLVPFYRMFGQLNLIDTRLALIVVYTYMNLPLVIWLMRNYFISIPADLDEAAYIDGSTRFQTFKDIILPLAKPGVAACAILTFLFSWREFLFAFALTFTPGAKTIPVGAMMMIEDVVVLWNYLAAGGFIAMLPALLFVILFQRHIVSGLTAGAVKG, encoded by the coding sequence ATGGATACGGATCAGCAGTACAGGATCAGTCAATCAATTGGGAGGTTTCTCCAGAGCAAGTACGTCATCACAGCGGTTCTCACGTCGTTAGTACTCTACTTCACGTTCCCCATCTACTGGACCTTTGTTTCCAGTCTGAAGACGCTCGACGGGATCCACAAGTTCCCACCGAGTCTCGTACCGGGAGGAGGGGAACTCGTCGATCCAATCTGGATAAACTACACTACCCTCCTGTTCGAGAAGTCATTCAACATGTTCACGTTGAATAGCCTCTTCGTAGCTCTCGCGACGACCGTAATCGTTGTCACCTTCGGGACGCTCGCAGGCTACGGGTTCTCGCGATTCCGATTCCCGTACGATGATTACGTTTTCATCGGGATCCTCGGCGCACGGCTCCTCCCGCCGATTGGGATGCTCGTGCCATTCTACCGGATGTTCGGTCAGTTGAACCTGATCGATACCCGTCTCGCACTTATCGTTGTCTACACGTACATGAACCTCCCGCTGGTGATTTGGCTCATGCGAAATTACTTCATCTCGATTCCTGCAGATCTCGACGAAGCGGCCTATATCGATGGCTCCACACGGTTTCAGACGTTCAAGGATATCATCCTCCCGCTCGCGAAACCGGGGGTCGCTGCGTGCGCGATTCTGACGTTCCTATTCTCGTGGCGAGAGTTCCTGTTCGCCTTCGCGCTCACATTTACGCCCGGTGCAAAGACGATCCCTGTCGGTGCGATGATGATGATCGAGGACGTCGTCGTTCTGTGGAACTATTTGGCTGCCGGTGGCTTCATCGCCATGCTTCCGGCGCTGCTGTTCGTCATCCTCTTCCAGCGCCATATCGTCAGCGGGCTGACCGCAGGAGCGGTTAAAGGATAG
- a CDS encoding ABC transporter ATP-binding protein: protein MTVPANDITNESYLEIDSLTKIYDDGDDGVVAVDDMNIDIADGEFLVFVGPSGCGKTTTLRSIAGLEEITEGQIIIDGENVEGQAPRERDVAMVFQTYALYPHMSVRENMEYPLKVRGMPEDERKRRVQESAELLEITELLDRQPKDLSGGQQQRVALGRAIVREPRVFLFDEPLSNLDAKLRVHMRTELNKLHNQIGKTSIYVTHDQAEAMTLGDRIVVMDEGEVQQVAPPQQVYDHPINEFVAGFIGSPQMNFFDATVDPNAGEIRTDAFTLPYPEWMREQIGRDSEFDARFGVRPEDIKVEAASRDVTAESHATADVVVVEEMGSDFFLTLTNNGIEYQAIVEPNTDIRRGDTISLDFNLNKCHLFDSESGESLVHTSGR, encoded by the coding sequence ATGACCGTTCCAGCTAACGATATTACAAACGAGTCGTATCTCGAGATCGATAGCCTAACCAAGATTTACGACGACGGAGACGATGGTGTTGTCGCCGTCGACGATATGAATATCGACATCGCCGACGGGGAATTCCTAGTGTTCGTCGGACCTAGCGGCTGTGGGAAGACAACGACGCTCCGTTCAATCGCCGGTCTTGAGGAGATTACGGAGGGACAGATCATCATCGACGGCGAGAACGTCGAGGGACAGGCTCCTCGCGAGCGGGACGTCGCCATGGTCTTCCAGACGTACGCGCTGTATCCGCATATGAGTGTCCGCGAGAACATGGAGTATCCGTTGAAGGTGAGAGGGATGCCAGAGGACGAACGAAAGCGACGCGTTCAGGAGAGCGCGGAACTCCTCGAAATCACGGAGCTACTTGACCGGCAGCCGAAGGACCTCTCCGGAGGACAACAGCAGCGCGTCGCGCTCGGCCGTGCAATCGTCCGCGAGCCTCGCGTCTTCCTGTTCGACGAGCCACTTTCGAACTTAGATGCAAAGCTGCGCGTCCACATGCGGACGGAGCTGAACAAGCTTCACAACCAGATCGGGAAGACGTCTATATACGTTACCCACGACCAGGCGGAAGCGATGACACTCGGCGATCGCATCGTCGTCATGGACGAGGGTGAAGTGCAGCAGGTCGCACCACCCCAGCAGGTGTACGATCATCCCATAAACGAGTTCGTTGCCGGGTTTATCGGGAGCCCTCAGATGAACTTCTTTGACGCGACGGTAGACCCGAACGCTGGCGAGATCAGAACCGATGCATTCACGCTCCCATACCCCGAGTGGATGCGAGAGCAGATCGGCCGTGATAGTGAGTTCGATGCCCGGTTCGGCGTCCGTCCCGAAGACATTAAAGTTGAAGCGGCTTCTCGAGACGTGACCGCCGAGAGCCATGCGACAGCTGACGTCGTCGTTGTCGAGGAGATGGGTTCCGACTTCTTCCTTACACTCACTAACAACGGCATCGAGTATCAGGCCATCGTCGAGCCAAATACCGACATCAGACGGGGTGATACGATCAGTCTCGACTTCAATCTCAATAAGTGCCATTTATTCGACAGTGAATCTGGCGAATCCCTCGTCCATACCTCCGGCCGGTAA
- a CDS encoding mandelate racemase/muconate lactonizing enzyme family protein encodes MDITDVQGYALSSPIEPAQDRPFHGGTRRLNKRDVVLVVIETQDGRRGFATAGASSSAMREYFEGDSQGTFADVVGGAVADALEGETINEITDSHDLLSDSNLPAHLRTEAISAVDVALWDLRGKELGTPVYELLADDYGTEPSTEMPLYASGGMYMEPEGYAEQAEVLEAEGFFGYKYRPGIGPDGDRRTVELLADTTDEMEFMLDSHTWWKLRRQYGEEVVRDLVKHATDHGAYWIEEPVEPDDHAGYTALAETGAPLAGGESKESPADLVALGETGAVDFLQGDVRHHEGFSGCAPAIEFCNGRDVEFVPHNFGTWLGLLANAHLVAAAPDVRLLEYPVFENDPLIDGQPDPGMYPFELAFDIIEGEPTIDDGILTVPDKPGLGIDVNLDIISDYPFVEGPWTEFHYNGDE; translated from the coding sequence ATGGACATAACCGACGTCCAAGGGTACGCATTATCCTCTCCTATCGAGCCGGCACAAGACCGCCCCTTCCACGGTGGAACACGGCGTCTGAACAAACGTGATGTCGTACTCGTCGTTATCGAGACGCAGGACGGGCGTCGCGGATTCGCGACGGCTGGTGCGAGCAGCTCTGCCATGCGTGAGTACTTTGAGGGTGATTCTCAGGGAACCTTTGCAGACGTCGTCGGTGGTGCGGTCGCCGACGCGCTGGAGGGCGAAACGATCAACGAAATAACGGACTCACATGACCTCCTCTCTGACTCCAACCTCCCCGCTCACCTCCGTACGGAAGCGATCTCAGCGGTCGACGTGGCTCTGTGGGACCTGCGCGGCAAGGAACTCGGCACACCGGTCTATGAACTGCTCGCAGACGACTACGGTACCGAGCCGTCAACGGAGATGCCGCTCTATGCCAGTGGCGGAATGTACATGGAGCCTGAGGGCTATGCCGAACAGGCCGAAGTGCTCGAGGCGGAGGGCTTCTTCGGCTACAAGTACCGGCCGGGAATCGGTCCGGACGGGGATCGCCGGACGGTCGAGCTTCTCGCGGACACGACCGATGAAATGGAGTTCATGCTCGATTCTCATACCTGGTGGAAGCTCCGTCGACAATACGGGGAAGAGGTAGTACGGGACTTAGTTAAGCACGCTACGGACCACGGAGCATATTGGATTGAGGAACCAGTCGAACCGGACGATCACGCGGGCTATACCGCGCTTGCAGAGACCGGCGCACCTCTCGCGGGGGGTGAGAGTAAAGAATCCCCTGCGGATCTCGTCGCGCTCGGCGAAACCGGTGCCGTCGACTTTCTGCAGGGTGATGTCCGCCACCACGAGGGGTTCTCCGGGTGCGCCCCGGCGATCGAGTTCTGCAACGGCAGGGATGTCGAGTTCGTCCCCCACAACTTCGGTACGTGGCTCGGCCTCCTCGCGAACGCGCACCTCGTCGCAGCCGCACCCGATGTTCGCCTGCTGGAGTATCCCGTCTTCGAAAACGATCCACTAATTGACGGCCAGCCCGACCCTGGAATGTATCCGTTCGAGTTAGCGTTCGACATCATCGAGGGAGAGCCGACCATTGACGATGGGATACTGACGGTTCCGGACAAACCTGGCCTCGGTATCGACGTGAACCTCGATATTATTTCGGACTATCCGTTCGTTGAAGGCCCGTGGACGGAGTTCCATTACAATGGGGACGAATAG